One genomic segment of Verrucomicrobiota bacterium includes these proteins:
- a CDS encoding peptide ABC transporter substrate-binding protein, which produces MIVWKFAHILVLVVSSFCLLSCQKRTHAVDFIFLNGAEPQTIDPATLTGQLEGRIAKALFEGLYNYSPDGKVVPGVADSHTVSEDGLNYTFTIRQGVSWSNGEPVTAHDFEASWRRVLEPLTASKYAEILYFIDQAEAYNKGEINDFSLVGCKALDANTFQVRLHTPAAYFLELTAFSTYLPVHIQSVEKYGDAWIKPQHLICNGPFKMKNWFINDKIELEKNEHYWNKNTVRFNRIDALAVNSASTAINMYLTGQVDLILDKNLVPGMLMADLRQRHDIHIYDYLATFFLRFNVTRPHLKDPRVRKALALSVDKQEIVERITRGGEKAAHTLCPPGIPGYPLPEGLNHDPVQARELFAEAGYPDGKGFPRTEILFNKSELNEQIAVEVQSMWKKQLGIDVELRTQEWANYLYSMDHLDYDIARSSWIGDYVDPNTFLDCFVTGRGNNRTGWSHKTYDSLLLEASLTTDVNKRAILFQQAEQILVKESVAVLPVYHYVGVVFYDKERLGGFEPNLLAEHPFQHMYWKDSSQ; this is translated from the coding sequence ATGATAGTTTGGAAATTCGCACATATCCTCGTTTTAGTCGTTTCTAGTTTCTGCCTATTATCTTGCCAAAAGCGCACCCATGCAGTGGACTTTATATTTTTGAACGGTGCGGAGCCGCAAACCATTGATCCGGCTACTTTAACAGGGCAACTGGAAGGCAGAATTGCCAAAGCACTTTTTGAGGGCTTATATAATTATAGCCCAGATGGTAAAGTAGTTCCTGGAGTTGCGGATAGCCATACTGTATCAGAAGATGGTTTAAATTATACTTTTACCATTCGCCAAGGGGTGTCGTGGAGCAATGGAGAACCAGTGACTGCCCATGACTTTGAGGCTTCTTGGCGTCGAGTGCTTGAACCACTCACTGCATCAAAATATGCTGAAATCCTCTATTTCATTGACCAGGCCGAAGCCTACAATAAAGGGGAAATTAATGACTTCTCATTAGTAGGTTGTAAGGCTTTGGATGCTAACACCTTCCAAGTAAGACTTCATACACCGGCTGCCTACTTTCTCGAATTGACTGCATTTAGCACATACCTACCGGTTCATATCCAAAGTGTGGAAAAATATGGGGATGCTTGGATTAAGCCCCAGCATCTGATTTGCAACGGTCCTTTTAAGATGAAAAATTGGTTTATTAATGACAAGATTGAATTAGAAAAAAACGAGCACTATTGGAATAAAAATACTGTGCGATTTAACCGCATAGATGCCCTGGCAGTGAATAGCGCCAGCACTGCCATAAACATGTATCTGACCGGACAGGTTGATCTAATATTAGACAAGAATCTTGTCCCGGGAATGCTTATGGCAGATTTGCGACAACGTCATGACATTCATATCTATGACTACTTGGCTACTTTTTTCTTACGTTTCAATGTCACCAGGCCCCATCTCAAAGATCCTCGTGTTCGTAAGGCATTAGCACTATCTGTAGACAAGCAAGAGATTGTCGAACGAATCACCCGAGGGGGTGAAAAAGCTGCTCATACTTTGTGTCCACCGGGTATCCCTGGATATCCTTTGCCTGAAGGATTAAATCATGATCCTGTTCAGGCGCGTGAGCTATTTGCAGAGGCTGGATATCCCGATGGAAAAGGATTCCCCCGAACGGAGATACTTTTTAATAAATCTGAGCTAAATGAGCAAATAGCTGTAGAAGTTCAGTCTATGTGGAAGAAGCAATTAGGCATTGATGTAGAGTTGCGAACTCAGGAATGGGCGAATTATTTATACTCCATGGACCATTTGGACTACGACATCGCGCGCTCAAGTTGGATAGGAGATTATGTTGATCCCAATACATTTTTAGATTGTTTTGTGACAGGTAGAGGAAATAACCGCACTGGATGGAGTCATAAAACTTATGACAGCCTGCTCTTGGAAGCGTCTCTAACCACTGATGTTAATAAGCGCGCTATACTGTTTCAGCAAGCAGAGCAGATTTTGGTAAAAGAGTCCGTAGCAGTTCTTCCCGTTTATCACTATGTAGGCGTCGTATTTTATGACAAAGAACGTTTGGGTGGGTTTGAGCCGAACTTACTGGCTGAGCATCCCTTTCAGCATATGTATTGGAAGGATTCGTCTCAGTGA
- a CDS encoding ABC transporter permease, producing MISFLIQRFLQSILVILLVVSGTFLLMRLAPGSPFATERKLPPKVEQTLLEKYDLDGNLGNQFLSYWGNLLKGQLGYSTKFEGRSVVEILKQALPKSLLLGFFSLVVALGLGILLGSYAAMNHQSWRDWIAMFLAFAGISLPVFVIAPLVVLLLGMQFRIFPVAGWGTLAHMFLPVLCLGGYYAAYCSRLMRASMLEVLDKSYIRTARSKGLRELYVIYKHAFKNAVLPLVSYSGPLAAHLFTGSMIVEEFFKIPGMGSFFVNGVLNRDVFLVGGSVIVYCTLLLAMNLFVDLLYVALDKRIKLW from the coding sequence GTGATTTCATTCTTAATACAGCGCTTTTTACAGTCTATATTGGTTATTCTACTGGTGGTATCGGGAACTTTTTTGTTGATGCGGCTAGCTCCTGGTAGCCCTTTCGCTACAGAACGGAAGCTACCTCCAAAGGTGGAACAAACTCTTCTCGAGAAATACGACTTGGATGGAAATTTGGGAAATCAGTTTTTAAGCTATTGGGGAAACTTATTGAAGGGGCAATTGGGTTATTCAACTAAATTTGAAGGGCGCTCCGTTGTAGAAATTTTAAAGCAAGCTTTGCCCAAGTCATTGCTTCTGGGCTTCTTTAGCTTGGTTGTAGCACTGGGTTTGGGAATACTTTTGGGCAGTTATGCTGCTATGAATCATCAAAGTTGGCGAGATTGGATCGCTATGTTTTTGGCCTTTGCTGGGATTTCCCTGCCAGTATTTGTGATTGCGCCATTGGTTGTGCTATTGCTGGGTATGCAATTTCGGATTTTTCCAGTAGCAGGCTGGGGAACTTTAGCACATATGTTTTTGCCTGTGCTGTGCTTGGGCGGCTATTACGCGGCCTACTGTTCACGCTTGATGCGTGCTAGTATGCTCGAAGTATTGGACAAGAGCTATATCCGAACTGCTAGGTCTAAAGGCCTGCGGGAACTCTATGTGATTTACAAGCACGCCTTCAAGAATGCGGTGCTTCCATTAGTAAGTTATAGCGGCCCCTTGGCAGCACATTTATTCACAGGCAGTATGATCGTTGAGGAATTTTTTAAAATACCGGGTATGGGGTCTTTCTTCGTAAACGGAGTTTTAAATCGAGATGTTTTTTTAGTGGGCGGAAGTGTGATTGTCTACTGCACTTTGCTCTTAGCCATGAATCTTTTCGTGGATCTTTTGTATGTAGCCTTGGATAAGAGGATTAAGTTGTGGTAA
- a CDS encoding ABC transporter permease, with the protein MACILLGIVAVMAVIGPVISPYGYEETSEIQFGAPSAKHWFGTDLHGRDLFTRVLFGARISLLVGIVGTSISLIVGVSYGIISGYIGGKVDSWMMRLVDVLYALPRIVLVIVVIAVFDSQVKDLLHASAWSEAVPYTRLVLMFISLGMVEWLTMARIVRGQVLSLRSREFIQAAQSLGQRPWKIVGKHLLPNLRGVIIVYLTLTVPAVILEESFLSFLGLGIQPPQSSWGTLLADGASVINPIRSYWWVMMGPALFMAITLFALNYLGDALRDYFELDDQSVK; encoded by the coding sequence ATGGCTTGCATTTTATTGGGAATAGTTGCTGTGATGGCTGTGATTGGACCAGTCATAAGTCCCTATGGTTACGAAGAGACATCTGAGATACAATTTGGAGCTCCTAGTGCAAAGCATTGGTTTGGTACTGATTTACATGGACGAGATCTTTTCACTAGGGTCTTATTCGGTGCTCGAATTTCTCTGCTAGTGGGTATTGTCGGGACTTCGATTAGTTTAATTGTGGGAGTGAGTTATGGGATTATCAGTGGCTATATTGGAGGTAAGGTGGACAGCTGGATGATGCGTCTAGTAGATGTTCTTTATGCATTACCTCGAATTGTTTTGGTTATTGTTGTCATAGCTGTTTTTGATAGTCAGGTAAAAGATCTCTTACATGCATCAGCTTGGTCTGAGGCTGTTCCATATACAAGACTCGTGTTGATGTTTATCTCTTTAGGTATGGTGGAGTGGTTAACAATGGCTAGGATAGTGAGAGGTCAGGTATTAAGCTTGCGAAGTCGTGAATTTATTCAAGCAGCTCAGAGTTTGGGGCAAAGGCCTTGGAAAATTGTTGGCAAACATCTACTACCAAATCTTCGTGGTGTTATCATAGTGTATCTAACTTTAACGGTGCCCGCGGTTATTCTGGAAGAGTCCTTTTTGAGCTTTTTAGGACTAGGTATTCAGCCTCCTCAATCGAGCTGGGGAACCTTACTTGCCGATGGAGCGTCTGTGATCAATCCAATTCGATCTTACTGGTGGGTTATGATGGGACCTGCCTTATTCATGGCTATTACCCTTTTTGCACTTAATTATCTTGGTGATGCATTGAGGGATTACTTTGAGCTAGATGATCAATCTGTAAAGTAA
- a CDS encoding glutathione S-transferase C-terminal domain-containing protein encodes MNDSAQFPQEQNEDGSFNRQKDAFTQWVKADGSSAFTPDSNRYHLYVSYACPWAHRIIIARALLGLNKAIGMTVVDPIRNDHDGWAFRHGEGYSEDSINGFKLLKEAYLATDPYYNQRITVPVLWDKKTNQIVSNNDDDLLRMLPMEFKALAETPLNLYPKNLKDEIDSWNEEIYQKVNNGVYRSGFATTQEAYEQAVYPLFETLDKLDIKLVDRTYLFGSEMTETDIRLFVTLIRFDAVYVGHFKCNLKRMVDYPNLFLFTKNMANHPKIAPTINMDHIKRHYYYTHDDINPTKIVPAGPDLTDYFTD; translated from the coding sequence ATGAATGACTCAGCACAATTTCCTCAAGAGCAAAATGAGGATGGTTCATTTAATAGACAAAAAGATGCCTTTACCCAGTGGGTGAAAGCGGATGGTTCTTCTGCTTTTACACCAGACTCAAACCGTTACCATTTGTATGTATCCTATGCATGTCCATGGGCGCATCGTATCATTATTGCAAGAGCACTGCTCGGTCTAAATAAAGCGATTGGAATGACCGTTGTAGACCCTATCCGCAATGACCATGATGGATGGGCTTTTCGTCACGGTGAAGGCTACAGTGAGGATTCTATCAATGGGTTTAAATTACTCAAAGAAGCATACCTGGCGACAGATCCATATTATAATCAGCGGATTACAGTACCTGTACTATGGGACAAAAAGACGAATCAAATCGTTAGTAATAATGATGATGATTTATTACGCATGTTACCCATGGAATTTAAGGCCCTAGCTGAGACACCTTTAAATCTTTATCCTAAGAATCTAAAGGATGAAATCGATAGTTGGAACGAAGAAATTTATCAAAAGGTTAATAATGGAGTCTATCGTTCTGGTTTCGCTACAACACAGGAAGCTTATGAGCAAGCAGTTTACCCTCTTTTTGAAACTCTAGATAAACTTGATATCAAGTTAGTAGACAGAACGTACTTATTCGGTTCAGAAATGACCGAAACCGATATTCGCCTTTTTGTCACGCTCATCCGGTTCGATGCTGTTTATGTTGGACACTTTAAATGTAACTTAAAAAGAATGGTTGATTACCCTAACCTCTTCCTCTTCACCAAAAACATGGCCAACCATCCCAAGATTGCTCCGACTATTAATATGGATCATATCAAGCGCCATTATTATTATACTCACGACGATATTAATCCCACTAAAATTGTTCCGGCAGGGCCAGACTTAACTGATTACTTTACAGATTGA